The genomic region ATGAGGAAAGAATGGTAAGTTTTGATGATGATTCAAAATCTTACAACCTTATCAAATTCCGTAAAACTAACCAGGGAACCTGTATCAACCTTAAGCCGATCGTAAGTGTAGGTGACAGGGTAACAAAAGGACAGGTACTTTGCCAGGGTTATGCTACTGAAGCTGGGGAACTTGCTTTAGGTAGAAACATGAAGGTTGCCTTCATGCCTTGGAAAGGTTACAACTTTGAGGATGCGATCGTAATTTCAGAAAAAGTGGTTAGAGATGATATTTTCACCTCTATTCATATAGATGAGTACTCTCTTGAAGTTAGAGATACAAAACTAGGTAACGAAGAATTGACCAATGACATTCCAAACGTTTCAGAAGAGGCTACAAAAGACCTTGATGAGCATGGTATGATTAGAGTTGGTGCTGAAGTGAAGCCTGGTGATATTCTTATTGGTAAGATCACTCCTAAAGGAGAAAGCGATCCAACACCAGAAGAAAAACTTCTACGTGCAATCTTTGGTGACAAAGCAGGTGATGTAAAAGATGCTTCTTTAAAAGCTTCTCCATCATTAAGCGGGGTTGTGATCAACAAGAAGTTGTTCGCAAGAGCTATCAAAGATAAGCGTAAGAGAGCACAGGATAAAGAGGATGTTGCGGCATTAGAGAAAAAGTACGATGCTAAATTTGCCAACCTTAAGGCTGAACTTGTTGAGAAATTATTCGCAATTATTGGCGGTAAGACTGCTCAGGGAGTGATGAACGACCTTGGTGAAGAAGTAATGCCAAAAGGTAAGAAGTACACTCTTAAGATGTTAAACGCTGTAGACGATTATACTCACTTAACTAGTGGTACATGGACTACAGATGATCATCTTAACGAGCTTGTTGCAGATCTTATCCATAATTATAAAATCAAGGAAAACGATCTTCAGGGTAACCTAAGAAGAGAGAAATTCACCATTTCTGTTGGAGATGAGCTTCCATCAGGAATTCTTAAACTAGCTAAAGTTTACATCGCTAAGAAACGTAAGCTGAAAGTTGGTGATAAGATGGCAGGACGTCACGGTAACAAAGGTATTGTTGCCAGAATCGTTCGTCAGGAAGATATGCCATTCCTTGAAGATGGAACTCCGGTTGATATCGTGTTGAACCCACTTGGGGTACCATCACGTATGAACATCGGTCAGATCTATGAAACAGTACTTGGTTGGGCTGGACAGAAGAATGGAACCAAATATGCGACTCCAATTTTCGACGGTGCAACTATCGATGAGATCAATGATCTTACAGATAAAGCAGGTATTCCACGTTACGGTCACACTTATCTTTATGATGGTGGAACCGGAATGAGATTTGACCAGCGTGCGACTGTTGGTGTGATTTACATGCTTAAACTAGGTCACATGATCGACGATAAGATGCACGCACGTTCTATTGGACCATATTCACTTATTACTCAGCAGCCGCTTGGTGGTAAGGCACAATTTGGTGGTCAGAGATTTGGAGAGATGGAGGTTTGGGCTCTTGAAGCTTACGGAGCATCTAGTACTCTAAGGGAAATCTTAACTGTGAAGTCAGATGACGTGATCGGTAGAGCTAAGACCTATGAGGCTATTGTTAAAGGTGAGCCAATGCCAGAACCAGGATTGCCGGAATCTTTCAACGTACTTATGCACGAATTGAAAGGTCTTGGATTGGATATAAAACTTGAAGAATAACATTCTGTTGATCGGGACGCCACCGGCGTCCCAATTAAACGGAATATTCACAATAATTAGCAGCATTTATTATGGCTAGAAATAATGATAAAAATACAGTACAGAGGTTCAACCAGATCTCTATTGGTTTAGCTTCTCCAGAGTCCATCCTTGCGGAGTCTCGTGGTGAAGTTCTTAAGCCTGAAACGATCAATTACCGTACGCACAAACCAGAGCGTGACGGATTGTTCTGTGAGCGTATTTTTGGTCCTGTAAAGGATTATGAATGTGCCTGCGGAAAGTATAAAAGAATCCGTTATAAAGGAATCGTTTGTGACCGTTGTGGAGTTGAAGTTACCGAGAAAAAGGTTCGTAGAGATCGTGTAGGTCACATTAACCTTGTAGTACCTGTAGCTCATATCTGGTATTTCCGTTCTTTGCCTAACAAAATTGGTTATTTGCTAGGTCTGCCTTCTAAGAAACTTGACATGATCATCTACTACGAAAGATATGTAGTGATCCAGCCAGGTAACGCGAAGAATGAAGAAGGGGAGCCATTAAAGAAAATGGATTTCTTAACTGAAGAAGAGTATCTGAACATCTTGGATGAACTTCCTCAGGAAAATCAATATTTAGAAGACAGCGACCCAAATAAGTTTATCGCTAAAATGGGAGCTGAATGTCTTATCGAAATTCTTAAGAGAATAGATCTTGATGATCTTTCTTATGAATTGAGACACAAGGCAAACAACGAAACTTCCAAGCAACGTAAGACTGAGGCTCTTAAGAGACTTCAGGTTGTGGAAGCACTTCGTGACGCGAACAAGAACCGTGAGAACAATCCAGAATGGATGATCATGAAGGTAGTACCGGTTATTCCACCGGAACTTAGACCTCTTGTTCCTCTTGATGGTGGTCGTTTCGCGACTTCAGATTTGAACGATCTTTACCGTCGTGTAATTATTCGTAACAACCGTCTGAAAAGATTAATGGAGATCAAAGCTCCTGAAGTAATTCTACGTAACGAAAAACGTATGCTTCAGGAATCTGTAGATTCATTATTCGATAATACAAGAAAATCATCAGCAGTAAAAACTGACTCTAACCGTCCGCTTAAATCACTTTCAGATTCATTGAAAGGTAAGCAAGGTCGTTTCCGTCAGAACCTGCTTGGTAAACGTGTGGATTATTCAGCACGTTCGGTAATCGTTGTAGGACCAGAATTGAAGATGTTCGAGTGTGGTCTTCCAAAGAACATGGCAGCTGAGCTTTACAAGCCTTTCATCATCAGAAAACTGATAGAAAGAGGTATCGTAAAAACAGTGAAGTCTGCTAAGAAGATTATCGATAAGAAAGAACCTGTAGTTTGGGATATATTGGAGAACGTTCTTAAAGGGCATCCGGTACTATTGAACCGTGCTCCTACGCTTCACCGTCTGGGTATCCAGGCATTCCAGCCTAAACTTATTGAAGGAAAAGCAATTCAGCTTCACCCGCTTGCGTGTACTGCATTCAACGCCGATTTCGATGGTGACCAGATGGCGGTTCACTTACCACTTGGGCCAGAAGCTATTTTGGAAGCACAGTTATTAATGCTTGCTTCTCACAATATATTGAACCCTGCAAACGGTTCGCCAATTACAGTACCTTCTCAGGATATGGTACTTGGTCTTTACTATATGACCAAGCACAAGAAATCTACTCCTGAAGAGCCTGTAGTAGGTGAAGGACTTACTTTCTATTCTGCTGAAGAGCTAGTGATAGCTTACAACCAGAAGAGAGTAGATCTTAACGCAGGTATCAAGATTAGAACTAAAGATTTCAACGAAGAAGGTGAATTGGTTTATATGATCAAGGATACCACAGTTGGTAGAGTATTATTTAATGAGGCTGTGCCAGAAAAGGCAGGTTACATTAACGAAGTACTTACTAAGAAATCACTTCGTGAGATCATTGGTAAGATCCTTAAAATTACAAGTGTACCAGAAACTTCAGAATTCCTTGATAACATTAAGGAACTTGGTTATGGATTCGCATTCCGTGGTGGACTTTCTTTCAGCTTAGGTGATATTATCATCCCTGAAGAGAAACAAGCTATGATCGATGAAGCTAACGAGCAGGTTGAAGGTATCATTGGTAACTATAACATGGGTCTTATTACCAATAACGAACGTTATAACCAGGTAATTGACATCTGGACTTCAACCAACGCAGGTCTTACCGAATTAGCTATGAAGCGAATTCGCGAAGATAAGCAAGGATTCAACTCGGTATATATGATGCTTGATTCTGGTGCGCGTGGTTCGAAAGAGCAGATTCGTCAGCTTACTGGTATGCGTGGTCTTATGGCTAAGCCGAAAAAATCTAACTCTGGTGGAGGTGAAATTATCGAAAACCCGATTCTTTCTAACTTTAAGGAAGGTCTTTCGATTCTTGAATACTTTATCTCTACTCACGGTGCTCGTAAAGGTCTTGCCGATACCGCACTTAAAACTGCCGATGCAGGTTACCTAACCCGTCGTCTGGTAGATGTTTCTCAGGATGTTATTGTTAATGAAGATGACTGTGGAACATTAAGAGGAGTAGAAGTTAAGCCACTTAAGAAGAATGAAGAAATAGTAGAATCATTAGGAGAGAGAATCCTTGGACGTATTTCTCTGAATGATGTTGTAAATCCTTCAACAGACGAATTGATTGTTGCTGGAAACGAAGAGATAACTGAAGAGATCGTTGCTAAGATCGAAGCTGCGCCAATCGAAAGTGTTGAAGTACGTTCACCACTTACCTGTGAGGCGAAGAAAGGTATCTGTATCAAGTGTTACGGTAGAAACCTTGCAACTAACAAGATCGTACAAACAGGTGAAGCTGTTGGTGTTGTTGCTGCACAGTCTATTGGAGAGCCTGGTACACAGCTTACACTACGTACGTTCCACGTGGGGGGTATTGCTGGTAACATTTCTGAAGATAACAAACTTGAAGCAAGGTTTGATGGTATTGCTGAGATCGAAGATCTTAAAGTTGTTAAAGGTGAAGCCCCTGATGGTGGAACTGCAGACATCGTGATCTCTCGTACTGCTGAACTTAAGATCAAGGATAAGAAAACTGGTGTTGTATTAAGTAATAACAACATTCCTTACGGTGCACAAATCAATATTAATGATGGTGCTACGGTAAGCAAGGGAGACGTGATCTGTACTTGGGATCCATATAACGGTGTGATCATTTCTGAATTCGCCGGTAAGATCAAGTATGAGAACGTTGAACAAGGTGTTACTTATCAGGTTGAGATCGATGAGCAAACAGGATTCCAGGAAAAAGTAATTTCTGAATCTCGTAACAAGAAATTGATCCCAACTTTACATATCCTAGGTAAGAAAGACGAAGTAATTCGTTCTTATAACCTTCCGGTAGGTGCTCACCTTATGGTAGACAACGAAGAGAAGATCGGAGTTGGTAAGATTCTGGTTAAGATTCCACGTAAATCTTCTAAAGCAGGGGATATTACAGGTGGTCTTCCAAGGGTAACCGAGCTTTTCGAAGCACGTAACCCATCTAACCCGGCGGTTGTATCAGAGATCGATGGTGTTGTATCTTTTGGTAAGATCAAAAGAGGTAACCGTGAGATCATCGTTGAGTCTAAACTAGGAGAAGTTAAGAAATACTTAGTTAAGTTATCTAACCAGATCCTTGTTCAGGAGAATGACTACGTAAGAGCTGGTATGCCACTTTCTGATGGTTCTATCACTCCGGAAGACATCTTGAACATCAAAGGACCAAACGCTGTACAGCAGTATCTTGTGAACGAAGTTCAGGAAGTATACCGTTTACAGGGTGTGAAGATTAACGATAAGCACTTCGAGGTTGTTGTAAGACAGATGATGCGTAAAGTAAGAATCGTTGATCCGGGAGATACTATATTCCTTGAAAACCAACTTGTTCATAAAGATGATTTCATCGATGAGAACAACAAGTTATTCGGAATGAAGGTTATTGAAGATGCAGGTGATTCAGAAAGGTTAAAACCAGGACAGATTATCACTCCAAGAGATCTTAGAGACGAAAACTCTATTCTTAGAAGAGAAGATAAGAATCTTGCGACCGCCAGAGATGTGATCACTGCAACTGCAAATCCGGTACTTCAGGGTATTACTAGAGCTTCACTTCAAACCAAGTCATTTATCTCGGCTGCTTCCTTCCAGGAAACAACTAAGGTATTGAACGAGGCTGCAGTAAGCGGTAAGATCGATCAACTTGAAGGATTGAAGGAAAATGTAATTGTAGGACACAGAATTCCTGCAGGTACAGGTATGAGAAAATACGATAGCATTATCGTTGGTTCTAAAGAAGAATTCGACCAGATGCTTGAGAAGAAACAGGAAGTTAATTATAACTAATTCCTGATAATATTTCAGAAAAAAGGCTCTACGAACTGTAGGGCCTTTTTTTATTTATAACGATATTTGATATATGAAGGAGTACTTTAAACAATTACTGGAATATTCCCATTATTATAACCTGGAGATCATTAAGAAATTCAATGATGGGGATCTGCATTTTATGGTTCCAGACAGGGCCATTAATCTTTTGTCTCATACTCTCAACGCACATAAGATCTGGAATTACAGACTAGCGGGAAGTGAAGAGGAAGTTGAACTCTGGAAGAACCTGGAAAAGGACCAAATGGAGCATGCTGAAAATGAGAATTACCAAGCTACAATGTCGGTAATCGAAAAGGAGGATCTAGATAGAGTAGTAGAGTATAAGAACACCAAAGGTGAAGAATATCAGAATTCAGTTAAAGATATTATTTTCCATATGGTGAATCATTCTACTTATCATCGGGGGCAGATCGCTACCGAATTCAGAAAAGAAGGTATAGATCCTGTGGTTTCAGACTATGTCTTTTACAAGCGCGATAAATAGCAGGTAAAAAATAAATATTAAATTGAAGAAAATTTAAATCATGGAAGACGATAAAAAACATAAAAACCAAAAAGGAAAGATCAATATAGAGCTGGATGAAGCCGTGGCAGAAGGAACTTATTCTAACCTGGCTATTATAAACCATTCTGTATCAGAATTTGTGGTGGATTTTGTCAATATCATGCCGGGAAGGCCTAAAAGCAAAGTTAAGTCCAGGATCATCCTTACTCCGCAGCATGCGAAAAGATTGTTGAAGGCCTTAGGCGATAACATCAATAAATTTGAGCAGGCCCATGGAGAGATAAGAGATTATGATAAAGCTCCATTGCCACTTAATTTTGGTCCTACAGGACAGGCTTAGTTAAGAATATAGATTTACTAAAAAAGAGATTTCTCTCGTTGCCCTGAATGATAAGATAAAATTGTCATTTCGAAGGAGCATAGCGACTGGGAAATCTCTTTTTTATTTTCAATTTTTAAAGAAGTACGTCTTTCTAATTATTGTATTTGGCAAAATAGATCTTTGCCGCTTTCATAACCCTTGGTGAAAGAATTAATGTGGCGATCATTGTTGGAATTGCCATTAAAGCGAAAAAGCCATCGATAAGATTCAGGATAAAACTTAATGAGGTCGTAGCTCCAATAATGATGCTCAGAATATAGACCCAGTTATAATATTTCTTGTTTTCCGCACCTATAAGGAATGAAAGACATTTGGTTCCGTAGTAGGAATAGGAGAAAAGCGATGAGATGCTGAAAGCGAGTATACAAAGAAGTAGTAAGTAATTTCCAACATATGGGATCGCCTGGTCAAATGCCGCAGCAGTAAGGCTTACTCCATTAACATCTTCTGTCTGCCATACATCGGTTACTAGAATCGCCATCGCGGTTAAAGTACAAACCACCAAAGTATCTATTGCCGGCCCTAACATAGCAATAAGACCTTCCCTGATAGGTTCAGAGGTTTTACTGGCTCCATGGGCCATCGTTGCAGTACCTATTCCGGCTTCATTTGAAAATGCTCCTCGTCTTATTCCAAGTAAGATCAATCCACCTAATAAACCTCCTAAAAGCGGTTCTCCTTT from Gramella sp. MT6 harbors:
- the rpoC gene encoding DNA-directed RNA polymerase subunit beta' codes for the protein MARNNDKNTVQRFNQISIGLASPESILAESRGEVLKPETINYRTHKPERDGLFCERIFGPVKDYECACGKYKRIRYKGIVCDRCGVEVTEKKVRRDRVGHINLVVPVAHIWYFRSLPNKIGYLLGLPSKKLDMIIYYERYVVIQPGNAKNEEGEPLKKMDFLTEEEYLNILDELPQENQYLEDSDPNKFIAKMGAECLIEILKRIDLDDLSYELRHKANNETSKQRKTEALKRLQVVEALRDANKNRENNPEWMIMKVVPVIPPELRPLVPLDGGRFATSDLNDLYRRVIIRNNRLKRLMEIKAPEVILRNEKRMLQESVDSLFDNTRKSSAVKTDSNRPLKSLSDSLKGKQGRFRQNLLGKRVDYSARSVIVVGPELKMFECGLPKNMAAELYKPFIIRKLIERGIVKTVKSAKKIIDKKEPVVWDILENVLKGHPVLLNRAPTLHRLGIQAFQPKLIEGKAIQLHPLACTAFNADFDGDQMAVHLPLGPEAILEAQLLMLASHNILNPANGSPITVPSQDMVLGLYYMTKHKKSTPEEPVVGEGLTFYSAEELVIAYNQKRVDLNAGIKIRTKDFNEEGELVYMIKDTTVGRVLFNEAVPEKAGYINEVLTKKSLREIIGKILKITSVPETSEFLDNIKELGYGFAFRGGLSFSLGDIIIPEEKQAMIDEANEQVEGIIGNYNMGLITNNERYNQVIDIWTSTNAGLTELAMKRIREDKQGFNSVYMMLDSGARGSKEQIRQLTGMRGLMAKPKKSNSGGGEIIENPILSNFKEGLSILEYFISTHGARKGLADTALKTADAGYLTRRLVDVSQDVIVNEDDCGTLRGVEVKPLKKNEEIVESLGERILGRISLNDVVNPSTDELIVAGNEEITEEIVAKIEAAPIESVEVRSPLTCEAKKGICIKCYGRNLATNKIVQTGEAVGVVAAQSIGEPGTQLTLRTFHVGGIAGNISEDNKLEARFDGIAEIEDLKVVKGEAPDGGTADIVISRTAELKIKDKKTGVVLSNNNIPYGAQININDGATVSKGDVICTWDPYNGVIISEFAGKIKYENVEQGVTYQVEIDEQTGFQEKVISESRNKKLIPTLHILGKKDEVIRSYNLPVGAHLMVDNEEKIGVGKILVKIPRKSSKAGDITGGLPRVTELFEARNPSNPAVVSEIDGVVSFGKIKRGNREIIVESKLGEVKKYLVKLSNQILVQENDYVRAGMPLSDGSITPEDILNIKGPNAVQQYLVNEVQEVYRLQGVKINDKHFEVVVRQMMRKVRIVDPGDTIFLENQLVHKDDFIDENNKLFGMKVIEDAGDSERLKPGQIITPRDLRDENSILRREDKNLATARDVITATANPVLQGITRASLQTKSFISAASFQETTKVLNEAAVSGKIDQLEGLKENVIVGHRIPAGTGMRKYDSIIVGSKEEFDQMLEKKQEVNYN
- a CDS encoding DinB family protein, translated to MKEYFKQLLEYSHYYNLEIIKKFNDGDLHFMVPDRAINLLSHTLNAHKIWNYRLAGSEEEVELWKNLEKDQMEHAENENYQATMSVIEKEDLDRVVEYKNTKGEEYQNSVKDIIFHMVNHSTYHRGQIATEFRKEGIDPVVSDYVFYKRDK
- a CDS encoding DUF3467 domain-containing protein — protein: MEDDKKHKNQKGKINIELDEAVAEGTYSNLAIINHSVSEFVVDFVNIMPGRPKSKVKSRIILTPQHAKRLLKALGDNINKFEQAHGEIRDYDKAPLPLNFGPTGQA